GTGAAACTCGTAAAGTTCCACGGCAAGGAAGGCGAGGCCGAAGAGGCCGGTGATGCCGAGCCAGATCAGCGTCGACTTCACCTTCTGCTTTTCCATTTCCAGCATGGCGAAGCCATAGGTGATGGAGGAGAGAAGCAGGAAGCCGGTGTTGATAGCCACGAGCTTGAGATCGAAAAGATCCGCGCCTGAAGGACCGGCCGCATAGCTGCGGCCGAGAACGGCATAGGTGGCGAAGAGCACGGCAAAGATCAGGCAGTCGCTCATCAGATAGAGCCAGAAGCCGATCGAAGTGCCGTTTTCCGGGTGGTGGTCTTCCTTCAGGTAAAAGACCGGTGGTTCAGCGCCGTCGACGCTTTGTGCAGGTGTATGAGCCATGTTCCGTTACGCCTGTTTCGCGAGCAGCTTCGTACGCTCCGCCTCGACGGTCGAAACGTC
This window of the Agrobacterium fabrum str. C58 genome carries:
- the cyoC gene encoding cytochrome o ubiquinol oxidase subunit III, translated to MAHTPAQSVDGAEPPVFYLKEDHHPENGTSIGFWLYLMSDCLIFAVLFATYAVLGRSYAAGPSGADLFDLKLVAINTGFLLLSSITYGFAMLEMEKQKVKSTLIWLGITGLFGLAFLAVELYEFHHLIEEGAGPQRSAFLSAFFALVGTHGLHVTFGTIWLVTLMVQVAKHGLIAANKRRLMCLSMFWHFLDVIWIGVFSFVYLMGVL